In Streptomyces sp. TLI_146, the genomic stretch CCGCCGCGGACCTCTCCTGGACGTCCCCGGGGAGGTTCACTCCCCGCTTGCCTCGGCGAGGGTGTGGGCCACCAGAGCGTTGGCGTGGCCGTGGCCGAGGCAGTGTTCGGTCTTGAGCCAGGTCACGAGTTCCATGTGCTTGGTCAGCGGCGAGGCGCGGATGAGGTCCTTCCATTCGGTGATCGGGCGGCCGTACTTCTTCTCGATGGAGGGGAAGTAGCTGGCAGGGCCTTTGACTGCGGTGCTCATGTCGGGGGTCCGATCCTTCTTTGCGTGCTGAGGGTTGGGGTACTTCGTCAGCGGACTACGTCGAAGACGTGCTTCTGCAGGCCGTTGGCGTATGCCTCGTGCTCGACCAGCTTCAGCTTCTGGGTGTCCTTGTCCGTGGCGCTGAACAGCCGCTTGCCCGCGCCGAGCAGGAGCGGGAAGACGAGCAGGTGGTAACGGTCGATCAGGCCGGCATCCGAAAGGGCC encodes the following:
- a CDS encoding DUF4287 domain-containing protein, yielding MSTAVKGPASYFPSIEKKYGRPITEWKDLIRASPLTKHMELVTWLKTEHCLGHGHANALVAHTLAEASGE